In the Mus pahari chromosome 19, PAHARI_EIJ_v1.1, whole genome shotgun sequence genome, one interval contains:
- the Ppp1r13l gene encoding relA-associated inhibitor, protein MDSEAFQHARDLLDLNFQSLAMKHMDLKQMELDTAAAKVDELTKQLESLWSDSPPPPGTQAGVPSRMARYSTSPVPEHFGSRGSPQKIATDGIEARFGRSESAPSLHPYSPLSPKGRPSSPRTPIYLQPDTYSSLDRAPSPRPRAFDGAGSPHGRAPSPRPGIGPVRQPGPSTPFDYLGRAGSPRGSPLAEGPQAFFPERGPSPRPPAAAYDTAGTFGSPLLGAGGSAFAPPLRAQDDSTLRRRPPKAWNESDLDVAYEKKSSQTASYERLDVFTRPASPGLQLLPWRESSLDGLGASGKDHLTSATLPRNYKVSPLASDRRSDVGSYRRSVGSAGPSGTLPRSWQPVSRIPMPPSSPQPRSTPRQRPIPLSMIFKLQNAFWEHGAGRAVLPGSPIFSRAPPPKLPPQPPPQPQMQPQPQPQPQMPPQSQAQAQPQTPAPQQTWSPMNEGLLKSPAELEPEPELEVLLAPVLEAGDADEGTVARPLSPTRLQPALPPEAQTVPELEEVARVLAEIPRPLKRRGSMEQSPAVALPPTHKKQYQQIINRLFHRHGGPGPGGPEQELSTITEGSEARAGPPAPAPPAPIPPPAPPQSSPPEQPQSMEMRSVLRKVGSPRKARRARLNPLVLLLDAALTGELDVVQQAVKEMNDPSQPNEEGITALHNAICGANYPIVDFLIAAGANVNSPDSHGWTPLHCAASCNDTAICTALVQHGAAIFATTLSDGATAIEKCDPYREGYADCATYLADVEQSMGLMHNGVVYALWDYSAEFGDELSFREGDSVTVLRRDGPEETDWWWASLHGQEGYVPRNYFGLFPRVKSQRSKI, encoded by the exons ATGGCCCGGTACAGCACCAGCCCGGTCCCCGAGCATTTTGGCAGCAGAGGGTCCCCTCAGAAGATAGCCACCGATGGCATAGAGGCCCGTTTTGGACGCTCGGAGAGTGCCCCGTCCCTGCACCCTTAcagtcctctgtctcccaagggccgGCCGTCCTCGCCGCGCACCCCTATCTACCTGCAGCCAGACACCTACAGCAGCCTAGATCGGGCGCCATCGCCCAGACCCCGCGCCTTCGACGGAGCGGGCAGCCCCCACGGTCGGGCACCGTCCCCACGGCCGGGAATTGGCCCGGTGCGGCAGCCGGGTCCCTCGACCCCCTTTGACTATCTGGGCCGCGCAGGGTCCCCCCGGGGCAGCCCTCTAGCTGAGGGGCCCCAGGCCTTCTTCCCGGAGCGAGGACCTTCCCCACGTCCGCCCGCCGCAGCCTACGACACAGCGGGCACGTTCGGGAGCCCTCTGCTGGGCGCGGGTGGCAGTGCCTTCGCCCCGCCGCTTCGCGCACAAG ATGACTCGACGCTGCGCCGGAGGCCCCCGAAGGCCTGGAACGAGTCTGACCTGGATGTAGCCTACGAGAAAAAGTCTTCACAGACAGCAAGCTACGAGC GGCTGGATGTCTTCACACGGCCTGCCTCACCGGGCCTGCAGCTCTTACCCTGGAGAGAGAGCAGCCTGGATGGGCTGGGGGCCAGTGGCAAG gaCCACCTCACCAGCGCCACACTGCCACGCAATTACAAGGTGTCCCCTCTGGCCAGTGACAGGCGTTCTGACGTTGGCAGCTACCGCCGCTCTGTGGGCTCTGCAGGGCCCTCAGGCACTTTGCCCCGAAGCTGGCAGCCCGTCAGCCGCATCCCCATGCCCCCGTCTAGCCCACAGCCCCGCAGCACCCCACGCCAGCGCCCCATCCCCCTCAGTATGATCTTTAAACTCCAGAACGCTTTCTGGGAACATGGAGCTGGCAGGGCTGTGCTCCCGGGATCCCCCATCTTCTCCCGAGCACCCCCACCTAAGCTACCTCCCCAGCCACCCCCTCAGCCCCAGAtgcaaccccaaccccaaccccaacctcaGATGCCCCCCCAgtcccaggcccaggcccagcctCAGACTCCAGCACCTCAACAGACTTGGTCTCCCATGAATGAAG GCCTCCTCAAATCCCCTGCCGAGCTGGAGCCCGAGCCCGAGCTGGAGGTGCTACTGGCTCCCGTGCTGGAGGCCGGAGACGCAGATGAAGGCACCGTAGCTCGGCCCCTCAGCCCTACCAGGCTGCAGCCGGCGCTGCCACCGGAAGCACAGACCGTACCCGAGCTGGAGGAGGTGGCCCGGGTGCTGGCAGAGATTCCTCGACCCCTCAAACGCAGAGGCTCCATGGAGCAGAGCCCTGCGGTGGCCCTGCCTCCCACCCACAAGAAACAATACCAACAGATCATCAATAGACTCTTCCATCGGCACGGCGGCCCGGGGCCTGGAGGGCCTGAGCAGGAGCTGTCCACAATTACAGAGGGATCTGAAGCCAGGGCAGGGCCCCCTGCTCCCGCCCCACCAGCTCCtatcccacccccagccccaccccagagcAGCCCTCCAGAGCAGCCTCAGAGCATG GAGATGCGCTCAGTACTGCGCAAAGTGGGGTCCCCGCGCAAGGCCCGGCGTGCTCGCCTCAATCCACTGGTGCTGCTGTTGGATGCAGCGCTGACTGGAGAGCTGGACGTGGTACAGCAGGCGGTGAAGGAG ATGAACGACCCGAGCCAACCTAACGAAGAGGGTATCACCGCCCTGCACAATGCCATCTGTGGTGCCAACTACCCCATCGTGGACTTCCTCATCGCTGCGGGCGCCAATGTCAACTCCCCTGACAGCCACGGCTG GACGCCACTGCATTGTGCCGCTTCCTGCAACGACACTGCCATCTGCACAGCACTGGTGCAACACGGTGCGGCCATCTTCGCCACCACTCTCAGTGACGGCGCCACCGCCATCGAAAAGTGCGACCCTTATCGCGAGGGCTATGCAGACTGCGCCACCTACCTGGCAG aCGTGGAACAAAGCATGGGACTGATGCACAATGGCGTTGTGTATGCACTCTGGGACTACAGCGCAGAGTTTGGGGATGAGCTGTCGTTTCGGGAGGGCGACTCAGTCACTGTGCTGCGGAGAGACGGGCCAGAGGAGACCGACTGGTGGTGGGCCTCGCTGCACGGCCAGGAAGGCTATGTGCCGCGCAACTACTTCGGG CTCTTCCCTAGAGTGAAGTCTCAGCGGAGCAAAATCTAG